Part of the Rhinoderma darwinii isolate aRhiDar2 chromosome 2, aRhiDar2.hap1, whole genome shotgun sequence genome, ttttttaataaaaactggataacccctttaagactaatGAAATAATTAGAATGCCCTTTCAGCATCTATACCTGTAAACTCTTAAGTTTCCATAAACACAAGTTATTAAAACAAACAAGACACTTATTTTTTAATAACGATTTTTTTATTCGGAATGTACATATACACAGATGTGTAGCTGCCTCTGTATATGATTTCCACCTTCAAATAAACAAGAATCAAATACACAagaagccaatttttttttttttttttacaatcatcGTTACAAAAAAATTAATAGAAACATCTGTAAAGTATAAATTCAGACATTGACagaacaaaaatatatttatatacctgTAAGATAATCTGCATTAGAGGCGTTTATAACTTAAATGCTCCTTGTAAAATAGGTTAAATTAAAATCTCCTTTAACTTTTTCATTGCCAGAAGAAATCAACTGACAAgttgcacacaaaaaaaacacaacacaggttaggaaaactataaacatatgttaAAGCTACAGAAAGTGCAAATATTTCACATTCATAATATGTATTTCCCAGCACGTATGGTAAATGGAGTCCTTTTGTTTGAAGGAATTTGGTTCAGCTGATTAGCAAACAATACACTACAAAATCCATAATCATCTAGAGGCCGGACATGCTAAAAACCCTGCTTTTCCCCGAGAAACCATCATGCAAAAAGCCAAGTATCAGTCTATCCCACTAGGACATAACACCTGCAAGTCTTGTAGTCtgcttggaaaaataaaaattcatttaTGCGCTATATGGTTTAGAAACAAGATACAAAACAACGACAGAGGCAGTTATGTGCCGGGGACACGTGGGCCATGTAACGGCTTATACAAATAGTCTACATTCACTGCTAGTTTAGGACAAGCAGACCAGCTCTGCACATAGGGGTTTAAAAACGATAAAAACtgttcttttgtatttttttatgaccCACACGGAAACCCAAAAAGGTGATAATATTCAACTATGGGCCAAAGTTATCAAGCTGCCGTAGACTTTTCCTTTTTAAAACGGTCTCTGCCCAGGTATAGTATAGGAGTTGCTGGTTTGTGCTGCATATCTATTAAAAGGGAAACATCCCATTGATTTTAGGGTCCGTTCACATGTATCAGATTTGCAAATCCAACATGTAATGACTACATGATTGTGGCAGACATCTGAGGCCTTCTACTGCCGCTGTTGTGCAGAAGTTCAGCACAAGGATTAGCCAATGGGGCTAATCCTCAGCTTTTCCGTGCAGAATCCGCAGAAATAGGTAGCATGCTACTTATCACGgtggttgatttttatttttttacgcgttACGGACATAAATCTGCACAGAAATTAGCCAGTGATTTAAACATGGATGCAGAAACCGTATTTACATGTATGAGATGCAGATTGTCATCGGATACTACGCAGATTTCAATACCTGTCAAATCCAAAACATGTGAATGGAGCCGAAGGCTGGATAAACACTCGAATTAAAGATTTTAAAACATAACTTGGGATGCACCACTACCTGTTCCaaaatttttcacaaatgtatGGTCCTTGAAGTTTTGTATACACAATCTATATCTTGTTGATGTATTGAAATATCGTTACATCTTAATGCACTGAATAAAAAGATCGAAAAGAAGGTTTGCCCCAGCGGTCAGACAGAGATGATCAATTCCTAATGTAAAAGTTAAAATCCCTCTTTCACGAACCACTATAAAACAATAGTTTATATGTGCAAATCTACAAAACAAGAAAACGGAAAATCCAGCACCTCATTGtccctctcctcacatgtaagtaCAGTAAACTGTTGAAAGTGACTTTACTAatccacatcacacacacacacacacacacacacacactcactcactcactatgAACCTGTCGTCATTATGGATCGCAGCAGACTACCAATGACcgttcgggcctgttcacatcaccgttcgctttccgttccgtcggaggtttccgtcgggtgaaccctgcaatggaaagtcaaactgaaaccacagcttccgtttcagtcaccattgatatcaatggtgacggaaacattgctaatggtttccgttcgtcaccattctggcaggtttgcGGTTTTCCGccggaatagcgcagtcgactccgctattgattccgtcgttaaaactgaaacctgccggaatggtgacgaacggaaaccattagcaatgtttccgtcaccattgatatcaatggtgactgaaacggaagctgtggtttcagtttgactttccgttgcggggttcacccgaaggaaacctcagacggaaccccggaacggaaagccaatgctgatgtgaacaggcccttcatCTGTTTTAATATGAAAGAACCGATTTAAATTGCTCACACCAGCCACCCCAACATATTTAGCCGTGAACGCTATTCGCATAGGCACAGATATATCTTTGTCATTGTTGATTAGTGTGATCATTTTACATCTGTTCCTTCGTATAAAAACAAGACTAATCAATAATGACCGTTTCATAGTGACACTAGGAGCATTTTTAAGGTGATGTGTGCAATACAAGTGAATTCGTGGTCACTTTATAAGTGATGAGAGAGAATACAGAGGCACTGGGTTTTTCGTTTCCTTTCATTGTAGGCGCACGTTTATAAACGTTTTAACTTGGATAATATAGTATaatctatcatatatatatatatatatatatatatatatatgttaaaaaaaactttccttGACACTTTTTTTGTAGCCACACCTGTTCAACTAAAAAGCTTTATGAAAAGCTGCAATTTTTTCCCCCTAGACTTAGGGTGACACTTTCCCTCTTGTGGAGCGCTGGATAGTGGTGGTGACCTGGATGTGTAACTCATTACCTAGAATTGCTAGCAGTACACGGATACAGCCAGTGCCCGGTAGGCAGTAAGATGGCCACTAGAGTTGGTATAAACACGGTGGTTGGTGGCAGCAGCCAAGCATATCGCGCAGGGGACATCATATATGGTCCGATCCTGCCTAGAACTTTTTCTAACGGTGTGTATAGTTAGCAGCACTTACCACACGCAGTGCAACATTGTAAAGAATATGTTGCAGACATTGAATCACAAATGGATAGCAGTTTTCTGATTTCTCACCATTTTTGATAAATATGCCCTTCATGCACTATTGCTCACATTGAACACTAAAGTACTAACACTCATTGAACAGCTTATGTACATGTGCACACAGGACAAATTAACTGAAGCTGCACATGTCTAGCAGGAGGATAATctctaaggccagggctacacctagtttttttgtagcgctactgattgattttaactcgaGTGACAGATGCAGTCCACAAGACTGCATACAACTCATTGTTTTCATTTGGACTGTACGTAACTTGAAGTATAGGCCAcaaagggcggatacactgcgtaaaatcacagcgtatccgcccagggCGCCGCTGGCAATTCCGGCCGAAAAGCGTcaaattttgctgcagtttttcggctgaaatgtttgctgcggaaaaccgcacataaaaaaatgattacgtagccatggcaacgcgtccctctgccgtcctgggatgacgtttcatcccatgtgaccgcagcaaactgtgattggctgcagtggtgacatgggatgaaacgtcatcccgcagGCCAGCCTGGAGGAAAAAGCACAGAACTCTGGGCAAGTAAGATTTTTCTTTTCGGACATGCGTTTATTGTGGCAGAATCACTGCTTTTCCGATGCAAGATCTACTATTTCTtgtaggttttacctccccattaaattcaatggggaaaactcgcaacaaataagcagcgattatgcaaatacaattgacatgctgaggatttaaaaaaaaaaaaaaaaaaaaaaaaaaaaaaagcacgtttttttccgctcagcatttatgcagtgcgtggatgagatttgttaaaatcttatttactttgctgctactgtatcatgctgcggattttccgcagctaAATCAGTTGCGGCAaacccgcagtatttacgctacgtgtgaacgtaccctaacagAGGATACAAAACAAGTCCATGCACATATCCCCTCAGTTCAAGAACGGTGTTCTGAAATGTGTAACAGCACTTAAAGTGCATGCATTtgcaaataacagaaaaaaccTCTCTAATCATTAAGtcatcagaaaaaaaaacatgaaaaacacacTAGTGCATGGCAGCCCATATTCTCGGAAGATTTGTTTGAATTACATTGCACTAgagcacataaaaaaaacaagacctcaagaACTATGTATATTTTTTGCACAATACCTTCCTAACTAAATAAGAACCAGTTAGTTCTGCAAGCTGACATACATTTCCAATGCAGGCCAATCCATCACATAACGTGCTAATATATACTCTTAAGGCAGACATTTATCTTTGCAAACATGATCAGGTCAACATATCCATAAATCTATAGCAATTAAATGTGCAAGTATGAAGTGTAAGAACTGAGAATAGGGTTAGCTATTAGGATGCCAAACATGAAAGCTTCCCAAAGGAATGGTTATGAACAGCACCAAATTGCATTAGAACAATACTAAGAAATCTAACAGAAACACATAACAATAGAAATATAACAATAATGCATGACCCATAGATTAGTGATGACGTAAAAACACAGTTGAAGGATAATTTTTCATCTTTGAACCTATATTACTTCCCCCAAATTTTCATAGAATCTAATAAAATATGGCCCAAGCACGAATAGATACACTGCGAATGTCTAAAAGtacaagttaaaggggtattcccaaaactGACAGCTGTtgcctatccacaggaaaggttaTAATTATCGGATTGTTGgaggccccactgctgggacaaCGACCGATCGGGAGAACGGGGATCCTCCTTAGTGCGACCCTCGCAGtgaagaggagcttgaatggagtggtggtcaagcatgcgcccactgctctattcaatgtctatggcacTGAAACACCTGAGCAATGTAATCGACTGTTTCCAtctttagggtattttcacacgcaaactcaaaaacttctcaaaatattgagctgttttcgagggaacacagctcctgattttcaaacgtttaagccactcgcgattttcgctgcattttttacggctgtttttggagcttttgagactccaaaaacatcccaagaagtgacctgcacttcttttttgcggccgttttttttacatgtaaaaaatgTCACGAAAAATACTcagtctgcttccgatttttcggctgtttttcggcccGAGAAACGGCCGGAAAgagtccgtgtgaacatacccttaccatagaTTTTGAATGGAGGGGCAATGCGCAAGCTCGacttccgctccattcattgTACTTCTCACTGCGGTCGAGCCGTTCGGGATCATTGTTCTCACgattcctgtgaataggtgataattgtcaattttGGGACAACCCCTATAAGTGTGTGCCAATTATATCCTACTATGAGATTTAGACCCTTCAGTCTAAACGTTTCCCTTCCATAAATCATTCCTTAGAGTACACTGCACACTAACATGACAGAGAAAGGGTTAAAAGTTACCAGACAGAACACCCATACTACTTCAGGTGCACTCAGCAGCACAATAGTTAAAATAATTTTAGGGAATGTAACAATGGGGGGTATTTATAAAAGTGGAGTAACCTTGCATATGTCCTTATAATATCAAACAAGATCAATTTTAAAGTGGGTGTGGCTTTAAAATGtcacccctaaggccggattcacacgagcgtgttcggtccgtgatatacggtccgtatttcggccgcatttcccgaaccaaacacactgcagggagccgggctcctagctttAGTTATACATCACGTTgtgtgtccctgcctctccgtggagctactgtcccgtactgaaaacatgattacagtacgggacagttgtcctacagcgaggcagggactcctagcatagtacataactatgatgctaggagcccggctccctgcagtgtgttcggtctgggaaatgaagccgacatacggaccgtatatcacggaccaaaggcgctcatgtgaatccggcctaagagaaAGATTAGATGCAGAACACGTATTCCAAATTGGATATAAACTAACAGACAAACTTTAGAAATAACATTTTACTGTGAAAATGTgactaaaaataaataacatgAAAATCTTTATATAATCTATATCTTGTAAGCAACATTATAGATATAAAGTTCTATTTAATTAATGGCACATCAAAATAAAAGACCCAATGAAATCATATTTTAGAGAACACCAAAATCAGGTTTTAATGCGCATCTGTCACCAACTTTTTTCTAACCTCGAGAGCAGCATAACTATGGCAGACGCTGATTTCAGTGTTAGAAGAGTTGTGTAGGTGGTGTACTTTTAGTAAAGATTACATTTTAATAGGTGAAAAACTCGCATAACGctgtgaggaaaagtccaacataTCACCACCTCAAGAGTACGCCGGAAACTTCAACCGattaaaatgtacatttttaacCGTACACCTCACCTACACATAACACTTATAACGCTGAAATCAGCGTCTCTGCCCCTAActtatgctgccctcagtgagGGCAGAAAAAAAGCTGGTGACAGAGGCTTTAACTATAGGGTtaagtttatattcatttgttttTACGTACCTGCTCACATTACTCTGCTTTCATAGTAACCCTCTCACAGGAAATTATTATTCACATGCGTCTCCATACATAGCAGCCCTACAAACACATTGCTACATTTCCCgccaaaagaagaaaaaataatatgTATGCCCTCCCGCTCCAGTGGCTGTACAGAGAGATGGGAGATACAGACTTGCTGCAGACCTGAAGGGGCTTGCTGGTGTAGAATTGTAACACAGGTCTTTTGAGCTATGTGCCCATTGGTATTCAGCTGGTAGCAGCACACAACTGGAGCCTAGCTGGTAAACTCACCCATTTGAATATACTAAATCCTTGATGTGGCTCTTCACATAGCATATTGGAGTGTAGTTCATCTACAAGTGTGCCAGTAGATAATTCTCAGAAATATACTGGTAATGGTAGATTTGAAGGACCAATGTGTCGCTGTAAAAGTATGGGAAACACTGAAAGGAATATAGGTAAGGGAATTTTATAAGGACTTCGGTAAATGAAAATGCTCATTTACCACCAGAGAAGAACCAGCTTAGCTGGATTAGAGGGGAGCAGGAGTTCGgaggggaaaaataacatttgttgaTTTTCATTTCCACATTTGGGAACTAAGGGTCTGGTTAGGTCCCTGGTTAGTTGTAGGCTGTCCATATCCCGCCATGCCTCCTACACCAAAAAAGGTCATCCCTGCCATCTGCTGGGGCACCTAAAAAAATGACTGATATTAATAATCTGCATGTACGTAAGACAGTAGAAAACAGTATGCATCAGATATTATAGAGATTTATATAGAATGTGCTATATAAATTTACCTGAGTGACATTCCACTGTAATTGTTGACCTGGTTGCATCCCATACATTGGCTGTGCCACAGCACCCATGCTAGTTACATAGCCCGCATGTTGTGCCATCATTCCATTTGGGACACCCATGACTGCTGCCGGCATTCCACCCACATATCCAGCTGGAACAGCCATAGGGGGAACTACACCTGGGTGTGCTGGTTGAGTCATAATTCCTAATGGTGATGCCATCATACCACCCATGACACCACTAGACGGAACTGCTGGAAAGCCAGTGTAAGCACTTGGGTATGGCATTTGCGCTGGTGCCATGAAGAGAGCTCCTGCAAAATTGAATTGAGCTAGTTTAGTTAAAAGGAAATTTATATTATGATGGTTTTGCTGAGAAGGAGCATTCTTAATGTGTACTGCTTGATATAAAGATGTCTACATCATCTACAGATTTGTTCAATGTCTAGTAAATTAAAGCTACAAAATCTCTAATATTAAAGGGGTCTTCTACGTAAGATAGATATTCAACCCCCAAACAATCCAGAGAATGGGGGTACCCAATCGCCATTAATCCCTTCACGCAAaatcacataactgtacgtgatgagggttaaggggaagtatggaagtaTGGAAaaaaagcccccaggtccgccatctttgtactgctTTGAAgctctgtcagaatcacgatatactgcaatagattagtattgcagtatatcatgcaagcgatccaatgatcgctgattcaagtctactatggggactaataaaaaagttaaaaacagttaaatatttttgttatgttccaaaaacaattaaaagttcaaagaaaaaccccttttcgcatttttcccctaaatcaatgttaaaaaaataaataaaaaaaagttaacataaatggtatcgccgcgtccgtaaaagtccgaactataacaatatagtgtggcttaacccgctcggtgaatgttgtaaaaagaaatatataaaacatgcaaattgctgttttttggtcaccttagtgctccaaaaaaatgaaatagaaaatgatcaaaaagtcgcatataccccaaaatggtatcagtgacaactacagcgcgtcccgcaaaacttaagccctcacatcgctaaattgatgggaaaataaaaaagttatggctctcagaatacggcgacacaaaagttttttttaatttagcaaatggttttatttttttttttttaaaagtggtaaaacataaaacaaaacatataaatttggtatcatcgtaatcgtatcaacctgtagaataaggtgaatatgtcgtttttaccgtctgattgacgccgtaaaaacaaaaccccccaaaataatgtagtcgctgttttttgcccatttcacaccacaaataatttttttttcagcttcccagtacattatgcagtacaataaatggtgccatgaaaaactacaacttgtcctggaaaaaacacaagccctcgtatggcgataaatggaaaaataaaaaaaaattctagcttttgaaaggtggggagaaaaaaaaaacaagtgaaaatttgaaaaaggactgcgtcctgaaggggttaataaagtgagACATTGCACCCTGTTCATAGGATAAGGATGGGTAGCAGTTAGATCCCCAATGATAATAAATACATTACAGTGAATATGGAAATTGACAAATTCAGACCTTGAGCTGGAATCTGGGGAGTCTTAGGCCCATATAGAGAGAGGATTGAATCCTTTGAAAGCTGCTTCTTTGTCCCTTCTTCTGTTTTCCCACCAGATTGTGGAAACAAATTTAGATTTTCTGGGACAGACCCGGAGCCGGTTACTGGCATGGAGCTGACATTCTGTTGGAAATGATAAACAGTAAGCAGGGCTCAGATATTCCTCCATAATTCTATTACAGTAATCATTGTTGAAAAGAGTGGGCTTAATGCCAAAGCTAAAGAAAAGACATACACAAGGCGCCTGCACACAGTGGATATTacattagagcaggggtctcaaactcggctgggtaagtgggccgcatatagaaaaaatgggaagttgacgggccgcattactttcaaatttgatacaatacaaaattattgttaatcaattagttatttgaactactataacactatattactataataataataataataatacattactataataataatactaccttactataataatactacattactataataccgctaggtttaaaatttgagatatttctccacgtgcttatttcaacaatccagctttccagtttaaagaggctctgtcaccagattttgcaacccctatctgctattgcagcagataggcgctgcaatgtagattacagtaacgtttttatttttaaaaaacgagcatttttggccaagttatgaccatttttgtatttatgcaaatgaggcttgcaaaagtccaagtgggtgtgtttaaaagtaaaagtccaagtgggcgtgtattatgtgcgtacatcggggcgtttttaactccttaacgccgaaggacggatatatccgtcctcagcagctgctagttcgcgcaggacgacggatatatccgtcctgtgatggcgcgggtactgacactgtacccacgcgatcagcggcaggagtacggctgttatacacagcctggctcctgctgcaactgccggaatcgaagcgcgcgccgattctggcagtttaacccattaaatgccgctgtcaatagtgacagcggcatttaatgtgtttgacagagggagggagctccctctgtcacccgatcggcgcccccgcaaacaaatcgcgggtcgccgtcgggtttgcatgacagccgggggtctaacaaagacccccccaggtctgccttcagcaaatgcctgttaggcgatgccagaggcatgacctaataggttgcctgtcagttttccactgactggcaataatgcttcggtatactaagtataccaaagcattatatatgcgatcggcacatcgcatagtgaagtcccctggtgggactttaaaaaaaaaatgacagttaaataaagttggtgaaaaaaaaataaaaaaaaaaattacagtcaaagtcaaataaaactacttttttggcccaaaaagtggttttatttagtaaaactgtcaaaacaaaatcacacatacacatatatggtatccccgcgatcgtaacaacttgaccaataaaatgaacacattaatcaaaccgccggatgaacggcgtccaaagaaaacgcaaaaaacaacggcaaaattctctcttttctcccattccccccataaaaaataaaataaaaagttaatctataagtcctatgtaccccaaaatagtactaatgaaaactacacattggcccgcaaaaatcaagcccacatacggccacattgacggaaaaataaaaacgctacggctcttggaattcggcgatgcaaaaacaagtaatttttttctaaaaggctttttattgtgcaaacgtaggaaaaacatataaaacctctacatatttggtatccccgtaatcgtgccgacccatagaataaagttaacatgttatttacgctgcatagtagacggcgtaaatttataccgtgaaaatcaatgctggaatagctgcttattttcaattctctcctaaaataaagttaataaaagttaatcaatatgttataagcatctaaaaatggtacaattacaaaatacaactcgtcccgcaaaaaacaagcccttatacggctatatagacggaatacaaaaacagttacgactcttggaatgcgaccgtgaaaaaataaaacataatccttggtcattaacttaatacttttattagctgggcgttctgatgagaagtatcatcaacttctcttcagaacgcccagcttctgcctgatcacgctgtgacgtcactcacaggtcctgcatcgtg contains:
- the SMAP2 gene encoding stromal membrane-associated protein 2 isoform X2 — its product is MTGKSVRDVERYQAVLSELLLREENKFCADCQAKGPRWASWNIGVFVCIRCAGVHRNLGVHISRVKSVNLDQWTQEQIQCMEEMGNRKAKRLYEAFLPDSFIRPQTDQAVETFIRDKYEKKKHMDRSVDLNAFKSHRKDESLFAKSSPQRTVEPVVDLLGLDAPVATAIPNGRSSTSLEKELDLFGSNCLSGSKTSQNVSSMPVTGSGSVPENLNLFPQSGGKTEEGTKKQLSKDSILSLYGPKTPQIPAQGALFMAPAQMPYPSAYTGFPAVPSSGVMGGMMASPLGIMTQPAHPGVVPPMAVPAGYVGGMPAAVMGVPNGMMAQHAGYVTSMGAVAQPMYGMQPGQQLQWNVTQVPQQMAGMTFFGVGGMAGYGQPTTNQGPNQTLSSQMWK